The DNA region TGAGTCGCGTGCACACACCAGGAAAGAACCCCAAATCCCACACGGAATGAACTTTTTCTCTGCTTTCCGAGCTTCTACTAGGCCAGAAGCTCAATGGTTCAAGGTGGGCCTTGCCTCGTCATTTCCCGATCTTGGcgttgacgaggaagacacCCACACCTTGGCGCACACTCGAACATGCAACACCGACACAGCACCAGGATGCAAAGTCTTCCATATACCAAAAGATGATCCTTCCTCTGGAAATGAAGTTCCAATCCCGGAGAATGAAGCCGCTGGCGACATGACAGACCAGGTCTTGGTTTTCAAACGGAAGGGAACCTTCCATGCTATCGACCATGTAAGTAGTGGCCACTCTCAAGATTGTATCAGTTCTCTAACCGAGACACTGTAGCAATGTCCACATTCATCCTTCCCGCTTTCTCAAGGCCTGTCCTTTGATATTGAAGACTTTGGCATTGTCTTGAGTGCGGGAATCACCTGCCCAAAGCATGGCTGGTCCTTCGACCTGTTCTCTGGAAGGGCAGACAGGGGGAACTACAAGCTCAAGGTCTGGGAGGTACAACTACGAGATGCCGCCGACGATGCCTCGGACAAAGAAGTATGGGTGAGAAGAAAGCAGAGGATCGGGTAATACAATGCCGTGTGGTCGATCACAATGCCCGCCTCGAGGATGTGGGAGAGTGCTCAGAAATTGAGGGCTGACAAAAATAACACACGGTTTCTTTgtgccaacaacagcccgTAGATGGCTGGCTGGCAAACCGAGCTGCTGCCAACCAACGAAACAAAGAAGGCCGAGTCTTTGAACCCGGTATAAATcagaacaacaacccccgCCAACTTGTTCAGAAAAGACTGTAGACCAAGAGACTCACTCACTCAAGCACCAATGCTTCG from Podospora pseudopauciseta strain CBS 411.78 chromosome 6, whole genome shotgun sequence includes:
- a CDS encoding hypothetical protein (COG:S; EggNog:ENOG503P3D7; antiSMASH:Cluster_4); translation: MNFFSAFRASTRPEAQWFKVGLASSFPDLGVDEEDTHTLAHTRTCNTDTAPGCKVFHIPKDDPSSGNEVPIPENEAAGDMTDQVLVFKRKGTFHAIDHQCPHSSFPLSQGLSFDIEDFGIVLSAGITCPKHGWSFDLFSGRADRGNYKLKVWEVQLRDAADDASDKEVWVRRKQRIG